In Sphingomonas crocodyli, a genomic segment contains:
- a CDS encoding homocysteine S-methyltransferase family protein, with the protein MTTLKKSEAAAIFRQQAKERILLTDGAAGTMIQRYKLTEADYRGSYDLPSDQKGNNDLLVLTKPEVIDEYTRQYLDAGSDIVSTNTFNANIISQGDYDAVHLVREMNLAASRIARKAADDYAAKDGRPRFVAGAIGPTNKTLSLSPDVNDPGYRAVDFDTMRDVYQDQVAALMDGGCDFILIETIFDTLNAKAAIMAVFEEQTKRGVEIPMMLSMTITDMSGRNLSGHSVEAFWHAVRHAHPLTVGLNCAFGADLLRAHVQVLSGIADALVMIYPNAGLPNDLGQYDEEPPTTGAFISEWAEKGLINVVGGCCGTTPPHIAAMAAAVAGKPPRVPHAHDHRMKLAGLDPFTMAA; encoded by the coding sequence ATGACGACGCTCAAGAAATCCGAAGCCGCCGCGATCTTCCGCCAGCAGGCGAAGGAGCGGATCCTGCTGACCGACGGCGCCGCCGGCACGATGATCCAGCGGTATAAGCTGACCGAGGCCGACTATCGCGGTTCGTACGATCTGCCGTCCGATCAGAAGGGCAATAACGACCTTCTGGTGCTGACGAAGCCCGAGGTGATCGACGAATATACGCGGCAATATCTCGATGCCGGGTCGGACATCGTGTCGACCAACACGTTCAATGCGAACATCATCAGCCAGGGCGATTATGACGCGGTTCACCTGGTGCGCGAGATGAACCTTGCCGCATCGCGGATCGCGCGCAAGGCGGCCGACGATTATGCCGCCAAGGACGGGCGCCCGCGCTTTGTTGCCGGCGCGATCGGGCCGACCAACAAGACGCTGTCGCTGTCGCCCGACGTCAACGATCCGGGTTATCGCGCGGTCGATTTCGATACGATGCGCGATGTTTATCAGGATCAGGTCGCGGCGCTGATGGACGGCGGATGCGACTTCATCCTGATCGAAACGATCTTCGACACGCTGAATGCCAAGGCCGCGATCATGGCGGTATTCGAGGAGCAGACGAAGCGCGGCGTCGAAATCCCGATGATGCTGTCGATGACGATCACCGACATGTCGGGCCGCAACCTCTCCGGTCATTCGGTCGAGGCGTTTTGGCACGCGGTGCGCCACGCGCATCCGCTGACGGTGGGCCTCAACTGCGCCTTCGGGGCCGATCTGCTGCGCGCGCATGTGCAGGTGCTGTCGGGCATCGCCGATGCGCTGGTGATGATCTACCCCAATGCGGGCCTGCCCAACGATCTGGGGCAGTATGATGAGGAACCGCCGACGACCGGCGCGTTCATCTCCGAATGGGCCGAAAAGGGGCTGATCAACGTCGTCGGCGGCTGCTGCGGCACCACGCCGCCGCATATCGCGGCGATGGCGGCGGCGGTCGCGGGCAAGCCCCCGCGCGTGCCGCATGCGCATGATCACCGCATGAAGCTGGCGGGTCTCGACCCGTTCACGATGGCCGCCTAA
- the metF gene encoding methylenetetrahydrofolate reductase — translation MNSVPFGQLEEARRALDTPLFADVAGDAAVSFEFFPPKTEKMEETLWASIQTLKVLKPRFVSVTYGAGGSTRERTHNTVARIAKETDIPAAAHLTCVEASKAEIADVANAYWEAGVRHIVALRGDPPVAGTKFQAHPDGYQNAADLVAGLKSLHPFEISVAAYPECHPDSESAEFDLANLKAKFDAGADRAITQFFFSPEHYFRFCDKARAAGIDAEIVPGIMPVSNFAATQRMAAMCNTEVPAWMGRLFEGLDDHPASRQLVAATIAAEMCRRLYAGGVRQFHFYTLNRAELSFAICHLLGLRADKAGLEKAA, via the coding sequence ATGAACTCGGTTCCTTTCGGTCAGCTCGAAGAAGCGCGCCGCGCGCTCGATACCCCCCTGTTCGCCGACGTGGCGGGTGATGCGGCGGTCTCGTTCGAATTCTTCCCGCCCAAGACCGAGAAGATGGAAGAGACTTTGTGGGCGTCGATCCAGACGCTCAAGGTGCTCAAGCCCCGCTTCGTGTCGGTGACCTACGGCGCCGGCGGATCGACGCGGGAACGCACGCACAACACGGTCGCGCGGATCGCGAAGGAAACCGACATTCCGGCCGCCGCGCACCTGACCTGCGTCGAAGCATCGAAGGCCGAGATCGCCGACGTCGCCAACGCCTATTGGGAGGCGGGCGTGCGCCACATCGTCGCGCTGCGCGGCGATCCGCCGGTCGCGGGCACGAAGTTCCAGGCGCATCCCGACGGCTATCAGAATGCCGCCGATCTGGTCGCGGGGTTGAAGTCGCTCCACCCGTTCGAAATCTCGGTCGCGGCCTATCCCGAATGCCACCCGGATTCGGAAAGCGCGGAGTTCGATCTGGCCAATCTGAAGGCCAAGTTCGATGCGGGCGCGGACCGGGCGATCACCCAGTTCTTCTTCTCGCCCGAGCATTATTTCCGCTTCTGCGACAAGGCGCGCGCGGCCGGCATCGATGCCGAGATCGTGCCCGGCATCATGCCCGTTTCCAACTTCGCCGCGACCCAGCGAATGGCGGCGATGTGCAACACCGAAGTGCCCGCGTGGATGGGCCGCCTGTTCGAAGGGCTGGACGATCATCCCGCCTCGCGCCAGCTCGTCGCCGCGACGATCGCGGCCGAGATGTGCCGTAGGCTCTATGCGGGCGGCGTCCGCCAGTTCCATTTCTACACGCTCAACCGCGCCGAATTGTCCTTCGCGATCTGCCACCTGCTGGGGCTGCGCGCGGACAAGGCCGGGCTGGAGAAGGCCGCATGA
- a CDS encoding ArsR/SmtB family transcription factor, with protein MSAYMASDASAIFRALADPTRLRIFQLLRAMELSIGELAQVLGQSQPRVSRHVKILADAGLTERRKEGSWVFLGLGEADRVAPLVAALDAWSGDREDAWVVADRARLAAVRADRASAAARYFAEHAEEWDAIRSLHVPESKVEARIVKMLDSAPVGRLVDIGTGTGRMIELLGPTAETALGIDRSPEMLRLARAKFAEEGLEQAELRQGDMYALPLGDGAADVVILHQVLHFAQQPAAAIAEAARLLDEGGRLLIIDFARHDREELRTRDAHARLGFDDDQLRGWFDAAGLSLVDVDALVGDALTVKLWLGARGTRAALKAVR; from the coding sequence ATGTCTGCATATATGGCCTCAGATGCATCCGCGATCTTCCGTGCACTGGCCGATCCTACCCGCCTGCGCATCTTTCAGCTGCTGCGCGCGATGGAGTTGTCGATCGGCGAACTGGCCCAGGTTCTGGGGCAGAGCCAGCCGCGCGTCTCGCGCCATGTGAAGATCCTTGCCGATGCCGGGCTTACCGAGCGTCGCAAGGAAGGCAGCTGGGTGTTCCTGGGGCTGGGCGAGGCCGATCGCGTCGCGCCGCTGGTCGCCGCGCTCGATGCGTGGAGCGGCGATCGCGAGGATGCCTGGGTGGTCGCCGATCGTGCGCGCCTGGCCGCCGTTCGCGCCGACCGCGCCTCCGCCGCCGCCCGCTATTTCGCCGAACATGCCGAGGAATGGGATGCGATCCGGTCGCTCCATGTTCCCGAAAGCAAGGTCGAGGCGCGGATCGTGAAGATGCTCGATTCGGCACCGGTCGGCCGGCTGGTCGATATCGGCACGGGCACCGGGCGGATGATCGAGCTGCTGGGGCCGACGGCGGAAACAGCCTTGGGCATCGATCGCAGCCCCGAAATGCTCCGCCTCGCGCGCGCCAAGTTCGCCGAGGAAGGGCTGGAGCAGGCCGAATTGCGGCAGGGCGACATGTATGCGCTGCCGCTGGGCGACGGCGCGGCCGATGTTGTCATCCTCCATCAGGTGCTGCATTTCGCGCAGCAGCCGGCGGCGGCGATCGCAGAGGCGGCGCGGCTGCTCGACGAGGGCGGGCGCCTGCTGATCATCGACTTCGCCAGGCATGATCGCGAGGAGCTTCGCACCCGCGATGCGCATGCGCGATTGGGGTTCGACGATGATCAGCTGCGCGGCTGGTTCGATGCGGCGGGGCTTTCGCTGGTGGACGTGGATGCGCTGGTGGGCGATGCGCTCACCGTCAAATTGTGGTTGGGCGCGCGGGGTACGCGCGCCGCATTGAAGGCAGTACGATGA
- a CDS encoding VacJ family lipoprotein → MRRTAQIFSALALVAALPACTTTQVGEHRLAERDPLEGLNRGVWGFNRGADKVVIKPVTTVYRAVVPKPGRDGVRNFFNNVSEPFSFINNILQGKFDRAARNFGRFLVNTTAGVGGLFDVATRAKIQPAPEDFGQTLAAWGANGGPYLMLPLFGPSTLRDGVGTGVGWFADPYSVCRRECGLPQEVRYGLIAATVIDARNSMIESGADNFLESALDPYAAARSAYLQRRQAQILNLDGAGPGADDTAATDGVANPSGASPAMGVDEDAGIPASDATSAADADAGIPPAEATPAPAPQPATPETPAPQPQ, encoded by the coding sequence ATGCGCCGCACGGCCCAGATCTTCTCCGCGTTGGCGCTCGTCGCCGCGCTTCCCGCCTGCACCACCACCCAGGTCGGTGAGCACCGCCTGGCCGAACGCGACCCGCTGGAAGGCCTGAATCGCGGCGTGTGGGGTTTCAATCGTGGCGCCGACAAGGTGGTGATCAAGCCCGTGACGACAGTCTATCGTGCCGTGGTGCCGAAGCCGGGCCGCGACGGCGTGCGCAACTTCTTCAACAATGTCAGCGAGCCGTTCAGCTTCATCAACAACATCCTGCAGGGCAAGTTCGATAGGGCCGCACGCAATTTCGGCCGCTTCCTGGTGAACACCACCGCGGGCGTCGGCGGTCTGTTCGACGTCGCGACCCGCGCGAAGATCCAGCCTGCGCCCGAAGATTTCGGCCAGACGCTCGCCGCCTGGGGCGCCAATGGCGGCCCCTATCTGATGCTGCCGCTGTTCGGCCCGTCGACGCTACGTGACGGCGTGGGCACCGGCGTGGGCTGGTTCGCGGACCCGTACAGCGTGTGCCGGCGCGAATGCGGGCTGCCGCAGGAAGTGCGTTACGGCCTGATCGCCGCGACCGTGATCGACGCGCGCAATTCGATGATCGAGAGTGGCGCGGACAATTTCCTCGAGAGCGCGCTCGATCCTTATGCTGCGGCGCGGTCGGCCTATTTGCAGCGGCGACAGGCGCAGATCCTCAATCTGGACGGCGCCGGCCCCGGCGCGGACGATACCGCCGCGACCGACGGCGTAGCCAACCCGTCAGGGGCCAGCCCCGCGATGGGAGTCGACGAGGATGCCGGGATTCCGGCCTCCGATGCGACTTCGGCCGCCGATGCCGATGCGGGCATCCCGCCGGCCGAAGCCACGCCTGCGCCCGCACCCCAGCCGGCCACGCCCGAGACCCCGGCCCCGCAGCCTCAATAA
- a CDS encoding circumsporozoite protein has product MKKIVALSLIAAASLSVAACKKTEAPVANDTNVVENSTEVVEDSNAAMADTNAVAVDNASNAM; this is encoded by the coding sequence ATGAAGAAGATCGTTGCCCTTTCGCTGATCGCCGCTGCGTCGCTTTCGGTCGCCGCTTGCAAGAAGACCGAAGCCCCGGTCGCCAACGACACCAACGTCGTCGAGAACTCGACCGAAGTCGTCGAAGACTCGAACGCGGCGATGGCCGACACCAACGCTGTCGCGGTGGACAACGCTTCGAACGCGATGTGA
- a CDS encoding acid phosphatase, translating into MKGWMIGGAAAALAAIPMVVVAQDAGPKGFLPSGYFDLIDVLPPAPIKDEPRGVADREIFKLTRALKGTPRWDMAVNDLAGDSAAMMRDFSCAAGIRMTPQTAPKTAALIEKATIDAEEAVGKVKAFYRRQRPFQIDQGEVCEPVANLARSYDYPSGHATRGWTWGLILAEVLHKQAAPILARARAFGESRVVCGSHNASAIEAGRMAASSVLDVVRTERAYDDAVIASRAELTALAKSAPITDGAACSNEALLVSQPVMR; encoded by the coding sequence ATGAAGGGCTGGATGATCGGCGGCGCGGCGGCTGCGCTGGCCGCGATACCGATGGTTGTGGTCGCGCAGGATGCGGGGCCGAAGGGCTTCCTGCCGAGCGGCTATTTCGACCTGATCGACGTCCTGCCGCCGGCCCCGATCAAGGATGAGCCGCGCGGGGTTGCCGATCGCGAGATCTTCAAGCTCACCCGTGCGCTGAAAGGAACGCCGCGCTGGGACATGGCGGTCAACGATCTGGCGGGCGACAGCGCGGCGATGATGCGCGATTTCAGCTGCGCAGCGGGCATCCGCATGACGCCGCAGACCGCACCGAAGACCGCCGCACTGATCGAGAAGGCGACGATCGATGCGGAGGAGGCGGTCGGCAAGGTCAAGGCGTTCTACCGCCGCCAGCGGCCGTTCCAGATCGATCAGGGCGAGGTGTGCGAGCCGGTCGCGAATCTTGCGCGCTCTTATGATTACCCGTCGGGCCATGCGACGCGCGGCTGGACGTGGGGGCTGATCCTGGCCGAGGTGCTGCACAAGCAGGCCGCGCCGATCCTGGCGCGGGCGCGGGCCTTTGGCGAAAGCCGGGTGGTGTGCGGATCGCATAACGCCAGCGCGATCGAGGCGGGGCGGATGGCGGCGAGTTCGGTGCTGGACGTGGTGCGGACCGAGCGAGCCTATGACGATGCAGTCATCGCCTCACGCGCGGAACTGACCGCGCTGGCCAAAAGCGCACCCATCACCGACGGCGCCGCCTGTTCGAACGAGGCGCTGCTCGTCAGCCAGCCGGTGATGCGGTGA
- a CDS encoding CpsD/CapB family tyrosine-protein kinase: protein MSYEPAQRDEPVFPVVGSAGRPSAFERLRKNGVYGFDSRDIRSRPFNLLRAQVLRIAKAKGWKLIGVTSPAPRVGKSFVASNLAASLARQPELHTYLFDFDLRRSTIAQNFALSGKFGISHFLDGTISDLQQVARTIEGEQLTIFPSYPNDAASDELVGSARMDALIAAMRQLPDNTICICDLPPVFANDDAVVISQKIDAYLMIVEDGVTTRKQVRDSFRLLSPAPCIGTVLNRYDTTLVSDDYGYSYRPDRAYAEYYSKG, encoded by the coding sequence ATGAGCTACGAACCCGCGCAGCGTGACGAACCCGTCTTTCCGGTGGTCGGCTCCGCCGGACGCCCCTCGGCGTTCGAACGGCTGCGCAAGAATGGCGTCTATGGCTTCGACAGCCGCGATATCCGCTCGCGCCCGTTCAATCTGCTGCGCGCGCAGGTGCTGCGCATCGCGAAGGCCAAGGGGTGGAAGCTGATCGGCGTGACCTCGCCCGCGCCGCGCGTTGGCAAGTCGTTCGTCGCGTCGAACCTTGCGGCCTCGCTGGCGCGCCAGCCCGAGCTTCACACCTATCTGTTCGACTTCGACCTGCGGCGTTCGACGATCGCGCAGAATTTCGCGCTGTCGGGCAAGTTCGGCATCTCGCACTTCCTAGACGGTACGATCTCGGATCTGCAGCAGGTGGCGCGCACGATCGAGGGCGAACAGTTGACGATCTTCCCCAGCTATCCGAACGATGCCGCGTCGGACGAACTGGTCGGCTCCGCGCGGATGGACGCGCTGATCGCCGCGATGCGCCAGCTGCCCGACAACACGATCTGCATCTGCGATCTGCCGCCGGTCTTCGCCAATGACGATGCGGTCGTGATCTCGCAGAAGATCGACGCCTATCTGATGATCGTCGAGGATGGCGTCACCACCCGCAAGCAGGTGCGCGACAGTTTCCGCCTGCTGTCGCCCGCGCCGTGCATCGGCACCGTGCTCAACCGCTACGACACCACCCTGGTCTCGGACGATTATGGCTACAGCTATCGTCCCGACCGCGCCTACGCCGAATATTATTCGAAGGGCTGA
- a CDS encoding GumC family protein, which translates to MTEAGLPNADQELYEGLLGYLPSILIQRKWFVLAPMFACEIAGLAFAFALPTRYQSSATIVVQSKDLPDDIANSPASDMIDQRLAKIKQQVLSRPELIEIIQNNALYLNERRSQPLSQIIEKMRKDTDIVPVASDFAPAARNRSNTIAFAISFTYDDAAKAQAVTQEFTQRLLRIDSSQLNEQANATVNFLRDQAQGIQIKAAEVEAQIEQIKSRNGLALSRLGGYVPNTSSYDIQISGLQRENTDLMAKASGMATAGDDNLAKAEAQLAAAKALYSDNHPDVIAAEQRVVEARALAKSVATKTTPNALSSKQIADNNRAIAALNAQRSSENARASATMSAQASAPLIEEQLRQLQGRADGFRQSYDKVQASLMAAEAAQKMEIEQRGDRLVLVDPPTLPDRPSSPNRPLLIGGGIALGTFGGVMLALLIELFMRPIRGTASLQNLLGVGPLVVIPTIKGNGRSSAPKRRWWQLFKRKDRATA; encoded by the coding sequence ATGACCGAAGCGGGCCTGCCCAACGCCGATCAGGAGCTGTACGAGGGCCTCCTCGGCTATCTGCCGTCGATCCTGATCCAGCGAAAATGGTTCGTGCTGGCGCCGATGTTCGCGTGTGAGATTGCGGGCCTGGCCTTCGCCTTCGCGCTGCCGACGCGCTATCAATCGTCGGCGACGATCGTTGTGCAGTCGAAGGATCTGCCCGACGACATTGCCAATTCGCCCGCCAGCGACATGATCGATCAGCGGCTGGCCAAGATCAAACAGCAGGTGCTGAGCCGGCCCGAGCTGATCGAGATCATCCAGAACAACGCGCTCTACCTCAATGAACGGCGCAGCCAGCCGCTGTCGCAGATCATCGAAAAGATGCGCAAGGACACCGATATCGTCCCCGTCGCGTCGGACTTTGCGCCGGCCGCGCGCAACCGATCCAACACGATCGCCTTCGCGATCAGCTTCACCTATGACGACGCCGCCAAGGCGCAGGCGGTGACGCAGGAGTTCACCCAGCGGCTGCTGCGCATCGATTCGAGCCAGCTGAACGAACAGGCGAACGCCACGGTCAATTTCCTGCGCGATCAGGCGCAGGGCATCCAGATCAAGGCGGCCGAGGTCGAGGCGCAGATCGAACAGATCAAGAGCCGCAACGGCCTCGCGCTCTCGCGGCTGGGCGGTTACGTGCCGAACACCAGCAGCTACGACATCCAGATTTCGGGGCTGCAGCGCGAAAATACCGATCTGATGGCCAAAGCCAGCGGCATGGCGACCGCGGGCGACGACAATCTGGCCAAGGCCGAAGCGCAGCTGGCGGCCGCCAAGGCGCTCTATTCGGACAATCACCCCGACGTGATCGCGGCCGAGCAGCGCGTGGTCGAGGCGCGGGCGCTGGCGAAGTCTGTTGCGACCAAGACGACGCCCAATGCGCTGTCGAGCAAGCAGATCGCCGACAACAACCGCGCGATCGCGGCGCTGAATGCGCAGCGTTCGTCGGAAAATGCGCGCGCCAGTGCGACGATGTCGGCGCAGGCGTCCGCCCCGCTGATCGAGGAACAGCTTCGCCAGCTTCAGGGCCGCGCCGATGGCTTCCGCCAGAGCTATGACAAGGTGCAGGCCAGCCTGATGGCGGCCGAAGCGGCGCAGAAGATGGAGATCGAGCAGCGCGGCGATCGCCTCGTCCTCGTCGATCCGCCGACCTTGCCCGATCGCCCGTCCTCGCCCAATCGCCCGCTGCTGATCGGTGGCGGCATTGCGCTGGGCACGTTCGGCGGCGTGATGCTCGCGCTGCTGATCGAATTGTTCATGCGCCCGATCCGGGGAACGGCGTCGCTCCAGAATCTGTTGGGGGTCGGGCCGCTGGTCGTGATACCTACGATCAAGGGCAATGGCCGTTCGTCGGCGCCCAAGCGGCGCTGGTGGCAGCTGTTCAAGCGTAAGGATCGCGCGACCGCATGA
- a CDS encoding polysaccharide biosynthesis/export family protein, whose protein sequence is MRKPVVGAIFAAMLAGLSAAPALAQTSAAVAAVSDAPVAPSPLKPYRINPGDEIEVYVWGDERLQRALKVLPDGSVSFPLVGRIDALNKLPSDLETVITAGLADQYRNGVPRVTVAVKNPAGLSFSVAGRVKAPGSFTPGHYMNVLEAVSVAGGPTEFADLSKVKIYRKRGAQLTVIDVKLDSAMKGSPTQADLQSGLVELQSGDVVVVP, encoded by the coding sequence ATGCGTAAGCCGGTGGTTGGGGCGATCTTTGCAGCGATGCTGGCGGGGCTTTCGGCCGCGCCCGCGCTCGCGCAGACCAGCGCGGCGGTCGCCGCCGTGTCGGATGCGCCCGTCGCGCCGTCCCCCTTGAAGCCCTATCGCATCAATCCGGGTGACGAGATCGAAGTCTATGTGTGGGGCGACGAACGGCTCCAGCGCGCGTTGAAGGTGCTGCCCGACGGCAGCGTCTCCTTCCCGCTGGTCGGCCGGATCGATGCGCTGAACAAGCTGCCGTCCGATCTGGAAACCGTGATCACCGCAGGGCTGGCGGATCAGTATCGCAACGGCGTGCCGCGCGTCACCGTGGCGGTGAAGAACCCTGCGGGCCTGAGCTTTTCGGTGGCCGGCCGCGTCAAGGCGCCGGGCAGCTTCACGCCCGGCCATTATATGAACGTCCTCGAAGCGGTCAGCGTCGCCGGCGGCCCGACCGAGTTCGCGGATCTTTCCAAGGTCAAGATCTACCGTAAGCGCGGTGCGCAGCTCACGGTGATCGACGTCAAGCTCGACAGCGCGATGAAGGGATCGCCCACGCAGGCGGATCTCCAGAGCGGTCTTGTCGAGCTTCAGAGCGGGGATGTGGTGGTCGTTCCATGA
- a CDS encoding integration host factor subunit beta, producing MIRSELVELLARDNPDLSPKEVEKIVTTFFEAISQRLAEGGRVELRGFGAFSTRAREARQGRNPRTGDAVSVEAKRVPYFKPGKEMRARLNV from the coding sequence ATGATCAGGTCTGAACTGGTCGAATTGCTGGCACGGGATAATCCCGATCTTTCGCCCAAGGAGGTCGAAAAGATCGTGACGACGTTCTTTGAGGCGATTTCGCAACGGCTTGCTGAAGGCGGGCGCGTCGAGCTGCGCGGCTTCGGCGCTTTCTCGACACGGGCACGCGAAGCCCGTCAGGGGCGTAATCCGCGCACCGGCGACGCGGTGTCGGTGGAGGCCAAGCGCGTACCTTATTTCAAGCCGGGCAAGGAGATGCGCGCGCGCCTCAACGTTTGA
- a CDS encoding c-type cytochrome — protein sequence MRNRLISAVFAAAILAPVAPAAAAPLPKPPIFGVCAACHKVDKGAPNGIGPNLFGIGGETAGAVPGFAFSPAMKKSGIKWTRANLIKFIQSPQATIPGTRMPFMGLKNPQSAEQVADYILSLK from the coding sequence ATGCGCAACCGTTTGATTTCGGCCGTCTTTGCCGCTGCGATTCTGGCGCCTGTCGCGCCTGCCGCCGCGGCTCCGTTGCCCAAACCGCCGATCTTCGGCGTGTGCGCGGCCTGCCATAAGGTCGACAAAGGCGCGCCCAACGGGATCGGCCCGAATCTCTTCGGCATCGGTGGCGAGACGGCGGGCGCGGTGCCCGGATTCGCCTTTTCGCCCGCGATGAAGAAATCGGGGATCAAGTGGACCCGCGCGAACCTGATCAAGTTCATCCAGTCGCCGCAGGCCACCATACCCGGCACGCGCATGCCCTTCATGGGCCTGAAGAACCCGCAGTCGGCCGAACAGGTCGCGGACTATATCCTCAGCCTGAAATGA